From Epinephelus lanceolatus isolate andai-2023 chromosome 5, ASM4190304v1, whole genome shotgun sequence, the proteins below share one genomic window:
- the fbxl22 gene encoding F-box and leucine-rich protein 22, which translates to MHLTQLNRECLLHLFSFLDKDSRRSLSLTCHLLREAFLDPHLWTLLHFDSPCELTRDNFVLGPSLRYLAVRWYSSRVLQVCNIEEWLKSAFQKDICSKHESLVSTFLAHVCHKCPNLLCLALSGCGHITDQDVTSVLQSCSKLRRLHLENCVRITDCSLEGMAAHGDSLEEVKVDFCRNITQAGLRAVREKRPHIRLSAERSADMIPDSKPEERVSVRMTLKKLLQVS; encoded by the exons ATGCACCTCACCCAGCTCAACCGCGAGTGTCTCCTCCACCTTTTCTCCTTCCTAGACAAGGACAGTCGGAGGAGTTTGTCCCTTACCTGTCACCTGCTACGGGAGGCCTTCCTGGACCCCCACCTCTGGACTCTGCTCCACTTCGACTCCCCGTGTGAGCTGACGAGGGACAACTTTGTGCTGGGCCCCTCGCTGCGCTACCTGGCAGTGCGCTGGTACTCCAGCAGGGTCCTGCAGGTGTGCAACATTGAGGAGTGGCTGAAGAGCGCGTTTCAGAAGGACATCTGCAGTAAACATGAGAGCCTGGTCAGCACCTTCCTGGCCCATGTCTGCCAtaa GTGTCCCAACCTGCTCTGCCTGGCCCTGTCTGGCTGCGGACACATCACTGACCAGGATGTGACCTCCGTGCTACAGAGCTGCAGTAAGCTGCGCCGCCTCCACCTGGAGAACTGCGTCCGTATCACCGACTGCAGCCTGGAGGGCATGGCAGCTCATGGAGACAGTCTGGAAGAGGTAAAGGTGGACTTCTGCAGGAACATCACTCAGGCAGGGCTGCGGGCTGTCAGGGAGAAGAGGCCGCACATCCGGCTGAGTGCAGAGAGGAGCGCTGATATGATCCCAGACAGCAAGCCTGAGGAGAGGGTGTCAGTCAGGATGACGCTGAAGAAACTCCTGCAGGTCTCCTGA